A region of Dioscorea cayenensis subsp. rotundata cultivar TDr96_F1 chromosome 5, TDr96_F1_v2_PseudoChromosome.rev07_lg8_w22 25.fasta, whole genome shotgun sequence DNA encodes the following proteins:
- the LOC120260422 gene encoding probable cytosolic oligopeptidase A — protein MRQEFGGQYGSVFFDYLLSDVIAADAFSELEGVGLSNAEGIRKLGLKFRNTFLSFGGGIPPNEVFADFRGRGPILDVQRMLKLKGMTS, from the exons ATGAGACAAGAGTTTGGAG GTCAATATGGTTCTGTGTTCTTTGATTATCTG TTATCCGATGTGATTGCGGCTGATGCTTTCTCAGAATTGGAGGGTGTGGGGTTGTCTAACGCTGAa ggtATCAGGAAGCTTGGTCTTAAATTCCGAAATACATTCCTTTCTTTTGGTGGTGGAATACCTCCTAATGAG gtttttgcTGACTTTAGAGGAAGAGGACCAATATTGGATGTCCAGAGAATGCTAAAACTCAAAGGAATGACATCTTGA
- the LOC120262371 gene encoding probable cytosolic oligopeptidase A yields the protein MFMIYWCFQRDTMKAMGKHYQTGAPIPDNVLDMYIVTTKKSLIVELQSWVEIASVDLELHSKYTPGGSESIYDVYQRIQSESEFLPPLPQNKALCSTMRQEFGGQYGSVFFDYLLSDVIAADAFSELEGVGLSNAEGIRKLGLKFRNTFLSFGGGIPPNEVFADFRGRGPILDVQRMLKLKGMTS from the exons ATGTTTATGATTTACTGGTGTTTCCAGAG GGACACCATGAAGGCAATGGGAAAACATTACCAAACAGGGGCCCCTATTCCTGATAATGTTCTTGATATGTACATTGTCACAACCAAAAAATCTCTCATCGTAGAACTCCAGAGCTGg gTGGAAATTGCTAGTGTGGATTTGGAATTACATTCAAAATACACTCCTGGTGGCTCTGAATCTATTTATGATGTTTACCAAAGGATTCAATCAGAAAGTGAATtccttcctcctcttcctcaaAACAAAGCCCTTTGCAGCACCATGAGACAAGAGTTTGGAG GTCAATATGGTTCTGTGTTCTTTGATTATCTG TTATCCGATGTGATTGCGGCTGATGCTTTCTCAGAATTGGAGGGTGTGGGGTTGTCTAACGCTGAa ggtATCAGGAAGCTTGGTCTTAAATTCCGAAATACATTCCTTTCTTTTGGTGGTGGAATACCTCCTAATGAG gtttttgcTGACTTTAGAGGAAGAGGACCAATATTGGATGTCCAGAGAATGCTAAAACTCAAAGGAATGACATCTTGA